One Gossypium hirsutum isolate 1008001.06 chromosome A08, Gossypium_hirsutum_v2.1, whole genome shotgun sequence genomic window, caaaccctttcatggaaaaaccctacacttttgatcatttttcaaagtagtaccctcatttgaaagcccatgtttcaagggtctcaaaagtacaaaagtaTTCAAGAAaaaccattaaaatcacttacttgagaaggcttaaagttgctgaaatttcaagctcttaaaaccccatttctttgctgaaaattttggtcaaaagaaaggatggagaaaagaaaatgatagctaggctttttgGCATCATTATCGTACACCTTATGTCATCAAcattacctaatgttgactttaccACACTTTCAtctctcatggccggccaagctatcaaaatagggtttaattgctctttaaagacccccaatctttattctctagctatttgacacttttagctatcaatttaggacttttgcattttatgcgatttagtcattttttctcaattgagctcacgaacgtcaaaattaactcagcAAATTTTTCGTACACCCTCATAATCATGCTATAatcccaaaaaaattaataaaataattttctcgacttcaaatttttggtctcaaaaccactgttctgactaggcccaaaatcgggttgttacatgtgGAGAATCCGCCATAAATGCAGGActtcagccatcggtaggacatctaggaccaacacccaaaaccgTATagtccctaatgacatgtcatttgtattatGATACATTTGAACTTTGACTATATGACCAAtcaatgaaatttattaaattaaaatttcaataatattatacttgactcataaatattaactAATGATATTTATGAACTctctcatcagatttgtggtcctgaagccactatttctgacaccactgaaaaccgGCTTTTACAATTCCGCCACAACATCAATATCTCATTCATTTAACATGTCGCCACAACACCGATATCTCATTCATTTAGCATCCTGCCACAACACCGATATCTCATTCATTTAACATCTCGCCACAACACCAATACTTCTTTCGCAACATATCTTCATTTTAGACACAACATTTAATATCAAGAAGGCATATGCACTTCTGCATTAACATGCAGCTCATTTCGTATTTTACTGCTTGCCAACACGAGCAATTCATAAACCATCTAGCCGCATTCATTCAATAACCATAGATTCACAAGTAAACAATAATTTACTACCAATTGATATTTCGATAGCTTATGCGGACAACAATATATACGCAAGAAGTCTTCGATTTAGGCCACATATTCACACTTAGAACAAAACATCATCAACAATACTTTCACCCAACAGCAACAAGTTCAACATCTCCAAATTATGCATCAAAGTTTTCTAGCAAACATAACCCAACTATCACAACCCTACAACATGTAGAATGAAAATTGAAAGTTGGAGTTCAGAAACTCACCCGCAAAACACACGAATACATGGTTATCAATATCTCTAATTGGTACCATGTTTTTTGAATGATAAAGTCATATTATTCTCTCCTCACCTAaatttgcaaatatatatatccCATCACTTTTTTTTGGCAAATACTTCTGAAAATATAGCGCCTATTAAACTTAAAAGTTTCAATATTACTCTCCTCTACTTTTGTTTATTGATTCTAAATCAACATCCGCAAAAATTCCCTTGtaatatctttcaaaattttacgTAGATCAAAATCTCACCATGCAAAGCCTGGAAGATGGAAATCCAAGCATAGTACTAGAGATGAGTATGAATAAATGTGCtaaaagaaatcaaattcaaGGGGGAGGGTTGTTCTCATCTCATGCATATTTTGATATTCATGATATTCATTGTAAACTTTTGTATCACTTAGTATTGCGTTCCCTTATTATATACATAATTGactaatgattttccaaaatattTAAAGCTGTTAGTGGTTACTAATTTTGTTTTCAGTTAGACATCTCCATATAAACACTACAAATATTGTTATGGACATATCAAagtctatttaatttatttgaaatctaaataaaatatttaaatccaaattttaaaaatatattaaattaatataatttataacttatataaaatatttaaatcccaattttaaaaatgttttaaaatagatttaattttctatttattttcaatttttagaagtaaatataaaattctatatgtttaatatattacacgaaattatttaatatgtttctaaattgtaattttaaaacttttttaaaataattataaaagaaatattttaaataatattttaattttaatatgttttcaaTACACATAAAATTCTATTTATTTGCAATCTTTCAGAAGTAAATATAAAATtctgtatttttaatatatataatggtCGGTGGGTAAgtatattagatttttttattaacgATTAACGCTTTTGAATTTAATATAAAGAGGATCCATGCTCACCAAATTATTTAACCATGTGTTACAGATTATGTTAACCCTTTAGAAATGTTGATAGTAACTTGTCACAGATTTTCTTTTTTCAGAGCCTCCTTTTTAAGTGATTAATAGAATTCCAACGGAATCCGTAAATTCTCTATCTCATAAGCGTCTCTTTTTTGTTCTCTGGgccagaaaaaaatttaaaagcctCTTCCTCTTTTCTTCCCGAAAAGAAAATTGGATTTCATTTTCATGGCGATGGCCTCCTTTGCAATCTCCATATTTTCATTAGCAACTGTTGCTCCTACTTGCAAAAACTATAGACCATTTCTCTCTCAAACCACCTACTCTTTTAAATCCATTTCCATTCGAGCTTCCTCTACTTCCCTGGATTACTCGACACCCTCTTCTGTCAATGAACAAAAAGCCCTCAAACCAACTAAGGTAAATGACGTCTCTGCTTAATTGACATCACGGACTTTTGTCTTTTTTTCTTAGTTaaacctttccttttcatattttttttattttagtttgttgTATGATCATTCAGACAAATTATTGGGAATGGAAGTTCAAGGATAACGTAATTGACGTGTACTATGAAGAGCATGAGCATGAAAGAACTGGTCCCCAGAAGAATATACTTATGATTCCAACAATATCAGATGTAAGCACTGTGGAAGAGTGGAGAGGTGTTGCTAAAGACATTTTGGAACGGTCTGGTAAACTCAATTTGCGAGCAACTATTGTTGATTGGCCTGGATTGGGGTTCTCTAGCAGGCCAAAGATGGATTATGATGCTGACGTGATGGAAAATTTCGTTGTCGACTTTATTAACGAGATAAGTTCCTCAGGTGGATACTTAGACCCTttgtttcttttgtatttttttgttcagttttgtgctttttttttttaaattgcctCGATTGTGTTTGATGATTTGCTTGAATGACTTTAGACCTCGTGTTTTTATTAACGAGATAAGTTCCCAGGTGGATACTTgaactttttcttttatattgtttatttagTTTGATGCTTATTTTTAGATATGAACTTTCTTTAGTTGCCTTGATTTTGTTTGATGATTTGATTGAATGGCTTCTTACCTTGTGCGGCTCGTGTTTTGCCGGGGTTGAATCGTCAATTTCATATCTCTTTGATGTTCATATTCCTATTGTGATTTATGAATGCTCTTTTCTAGATTAAGTCCACGGATCTGATCACTTGTTCAAATCCAAATACTTAATCCAAGACTTGGGGTTGAACAATAATATTATGAacaaatatttgatatattgctagtgaaatttaaaaattccacAAGTAGAGTTGAGGTGATGACATGTATAAGGTAtagtaaaaattaaaaggaaataatATTAGCATGATCAGACAACTGAAATAACTAAGAGAGGATGAATTGACCTTTAAAAATATGCGGAAATAAAAGAACAAAGTAATAAACAATGAATACAAGAATTTAGATGGTTCGGCCGCAATTCCTTACTCCACCATCTTAACTTTCCACAAAATAAAACAATGAACACTCGATGTCCCGATGTAGTCTGGGGGATTCTGGTGATCTAGCGGACCGGGTCTAAAATCCCCACctacaattatatataaacttttatttctatataaataattaatctaTTCCATATTACAGTTTCaacattaaaaatcattttaagttatccatatttaaaacataataataaataataaataaataataatatttttcaccatttatattttaaaaatataatatggtGGGTTTGACAGGTTTAGGCTACTTGTTTACAAATATTAACTAGTCTGAACAGAATAAGACCCATATTTCAAATTTAACTGGGTTTGGGCAAATATGAATAGGATGATTTTGTGTTTAAACTTATCCCAACCCCATACAGCTTGGCCCATGGTTACCTTAAGCCTGTCTATGTAAACTTTTCATTCTCCATTGTGTATGAAAATTCCTTGGGAAACTATTTTGCAGTTGgactgttatattctatgttacTTGAATTTGGATATGAATGTTGGATATGGGTATGTGTTAGGGTGGTCAAATTTCTCCTATTTTTTTCATGTAGTTGGAGGATCTTTTGTGATCATATTCCTCGTATCTATGTGTGGAACATTAGGATTGAACATGGGTACTTCCACAAAAATGAAGAGTTTGAGCAGCATAGGTAATATCTGAGGTCAAAAGTTATTTTGACTTTCTTTTTTAATCAACGTTTTGTGTCTCCCCTCTTCTAAAATGTTCTTCAGTGATGATTGACCTTCTTGCAATGTCATCGTCATTTTCTTGGAGTAATTTTTTGGTACAATTGTGATTTAAACCTAGGTTATTCCTGAGAATGTAAACACCCAATCAATAGGCCACAATTTAGGATTCATTTTCTTGAAGTATTTGTATGTGACATATGCGATTGACACATCCAGAGATATGATCTCCAAGAACTCTCTAAATGTAtgaaaaatattcaaaacaatttaaatacatcTCTTTTGGATACATACtcatatcaaattctcactcctgAACCCAAGTAGCATAGGTTTCTAATATGGTACATTTTGTCTTCACTTGCATCATTTAACAGATATTCCGAGAAAGTATTGCTAGACATCTAATTAGGAGGCAATATAGCTTGTTCACAATTTTTCTGCAATTGAAACAGAGAATGATTTGTTGGTCTTTGGAGGTGGTCATGCTGCCACAATAGTGGGTCGGGCAGCAAAAAAGGGGTTGGTGAAGCCGAAAGCTATTGCTGCAGTCGCTCCAACATGGGCTGGTCCCTTGCCTATCGTGTTTGGTCGAGATTCCAGTATGCAAACTAGGTAAATCCGAATGATATCTCACCTTTGCGGGTTACGGACAGCTGTTTGCTGGCCTTAAGCAGCAATTATGCTGTGCTAGATTGTGTGAAGTTTAATGGAGGCTGATGTGTAAGATGTCATTTCACTCCTTTGTGACAAAGCTTTATTTTACATCTCTTTACAAATGTTTTCGAACAAGCGTTGACTCTGAGCCTCAATGTGCCATTTTTATATGATTGCTTTCAAAATTCTCCTATAAATATTAAGCCACAATCTTTCATCTTTGTCCCATGTAATTATCAGATATGGGCTGTTGAGGGGCATCTTAAGAACCCCAGGTGCTGGTTGGATGATGTATAATATGCTTGTGAGCAATGAGGGGGCAATTCAATCCCAGTACAAGTCTCATGTGTATGCAAATCCTCAAAATGTGACTCCAGCATTTGTTCAAAGCAGATACAAGTTAACGACAGAGAAAGGATCCCGATACGTTCCCGCTGCTTTCTTGACTGGTCTCCTCGACCCTGTTAACTCCCGTgatgagttccttgaactcttTTCTGGTTTGGAGGGGAAAATCCCCATTCTGGTCGTGTCAACTGAGGGGTCTCCGAAGAGATCAAAAGCAGAGATGGAAGCTCTCAGGGAAGCAAGAGGAGTCAGCAAGTTTGTTAAGGTTGCTGGTGCTCTTTTACCACATGAAGAGTACCCTTCCATGGTGGCCGAGGAGCTTTACAAGTTTTTGCAAGAAAATTTCGAAGTCAATGCTTAAAGCCCTTCATGCTGGACTTTCCAAGTAACAGGGTATAATTTTTTTTCCCACAACAATATGACTATGATACTCAAATACTATAGCTTGTGATAAATAAGACAGGGTATAATTATGACACGTTTTGTATTTTATCATTTTGTAATTGtgtgtttaaaaaatatatatagtttttatttatataaattttgattaaattataaaaattcatatattgcaacctctccatttgagtaaaaattaatattatacgttaattattaaatcaaatgttttattattacgaaaaatattttcacGCTATGGGTAAAATGCAAttgtaatttattatatataattgtaaaaaagggtaaaaataaTATTGGTAAAATGTTTACATATTaaggttattaaattattcatttctccctattgtaattttttttataaattatttaactataacataattaattaaaattagaaaaatatattatgaaaagaaaaataaataaaatgttatatTCATAATTAATTGTCTTGGAAAAGTTAATTTAATTGATAAGTGATAAAAAGCAACAtgttttattctcatttttaaagcttttttggatgattattcaaTGCAAAATAATGCATTTTATGCTCATAATctataaattcatgtttttatacttaagagagtaTTTGGGAGAAAAAGCAGCGAAAAacgatcaaaaataaaaaaatcaaagcaagTTTCAGGAGCCACACTGGCTGGGCACGCGGCTATGTGAGCCACATGAgatgccacacggccatgtgccagatTTTGTGGAAATCGTGATCTGCACTCCAAACACgcggaaaaatataatttttaggtttttcgggcattctaagacctatatataCTAAATATGAGAAGAGATGAGTGAGCTGTCatagaatattgaagaaaacaacttaaAGAACACCATTGAAACCGACTCCGAAgcaaattttcatcaaaattgaagatctccttttgatttctttgaagtttattatgagttttttttattttttctggtTATACAGTCTTTGGAATGTTTTTATTTGCatttatgaactaattttctaaatacctgaAGGAGATGAATCCTATGATGGATTTTGtctttttatttctgttttacgcaataaatacttgaatcttattctcaattatgtgttcttaattcttggtttaatatttccgGACTATTAATCCATGTCTGTTGTGCTTAGATTAGAGGAGAAAAAGTCATtgtttaagagtaaatctagcacaattgagtggagttgcatgcaatcctcaAAATAGGAatacataaatctaccagattagagtcaaatttaataGGGCAATCAGTAGATCGATTTAATGAGATAATAgatgttttaattagaaagaaatttcaattaatcaagctAGAATTAGTTCctcttactcttgaaagagatattagcataatttaaagatttctacgaatcaagatactaagtaaagaaattgtttaatttcgattgataatgacaaatgaaatctaggtggattctttacTGGGTATTATTTCGCTACTTGGTTGTTAATTGTTTGTTTTCCTGATTCATTCTTTgtcgtgttctttagttaattaatttagttaattttagttttaatcaatcactcaaatttgtcgattaaataatagaaagatggtaattactagtatttttagtcttCGTGAGAACGATATATTTGCTCACCGtagttatactattaattgataggtgcatatgctttagtcaaatttttagttgattTATGGCTGCAGTCATTAATTTCTATTAtaagttttgttatttatttatttataataaactATACAACTTGTGACATGTATAGAGGGTTAATGAGGGATATATAttgattttaaagaaaatttaaattttaggtctattttttttattatttaaaaattaagaaaatgggTTATTTTCTAAAGAGAGAAGGCAATGCGCCTTCACCCTCTCTCCTACCACTTCAGTTGAAAGCGATTCCTGTATGCGACATTTTTTTcatctcaaatatatatattttaaattaggaTATTCATCAAATTTTCGCTCATTGTGCAAGAACCTTAATTTTATATAGGGCAAACTTGAAAACCCTCTTATCTTTTAACTCCAAGAGAATTTTGGTGTTTGTACTAGTCGAGGTTGGACTTATTTTCCTTTAGTCTTGGAATGAATCTCTTTTacttaatatacatatatgtatataatatttgGAACATgagtaaaagaaaaaatttattctCATATATAACTTGCCAAATACATCACAGACTATTAATATCATACACCAAACACgaccctttattttattttatttttttcattttctccaCATAAAAAGatacaaataatacaaatattttgACAAGCCTTCACTTTCATTCCATTCACCTGCaacagaaaaatatataaatttatatcagAAAATGGTATCAAAACTTTTGTATCCATTTTACCTGctattaactattttttttataattaagacgtattaaaataaaataaattaaaattttcgtgATAACTTCAAATAACATATTCGTTCTcgacataaaaaaaaagaaatactatttattagaattaaatttcaaaatcataATTCCTCTACGGTCCTAAATTTGCTATCATCTAGGAAATGTTGTTTGTCTAATCATTTTTTCTATTCCATGCTTAATCAACAATATAACTCCaagcatataataaaattttaattaatgctATAAAAAGgtcatcaaaattttaatttttttaataaggaCAAAAAATATTTTGCAGTATTTTCAAGTGGCGTGACAAGACAGAATATGAAAGCGCAGTGTTATAGAAGACATTTTTACCTTCTCTCTTAACAAATAatctattttcttaattttcaaaaatttaaactaaaacccttaattttttttttaaaatccgcGCTTTCATCTATATGACGTAAAATCTAAAGATAACTACTTCAAAGATAAtttattaaaatctaaaaattaaaatataaaaaatgttataatatgaaatcttaaaaattagaaaaatgatCAAAAAAATGTTTGGCTTCAACATATTATTACGATAATCGTCAACATTATAAggcccttttaaaaaaaaagaaaagaaaagaaaaaagaaagtcaaTTAGCCTTTTAATAGCACTCTATATGAAAGGCGATTTCCTTTTAACATGTTTTCTTCATGGATGGTTTAATGTTGGTGTTTTCGATGCATGTGGCTTCCGTTTGGATTCTATTCCAAGCTTATTTGGTTTCCTTTGGGGTAAATTACAAGAATGATGATCCTTTTTCTTCAaccatttataaaatttttcaatttaatcactaaaatttttgaaattaaaattttaataatcttACCATTAAATTCATAACAGAAGTTTGACATAGCCTTTTCTTTATTAGCTTAATATTAATTTTAGCCCTTCACGgtaacatttcaaaaatattgatatgataaaaaattttattaagtaaattacaattaattgaatcaaattgaattgaattagcTTAAGGAGTTAATAACGGTAATAAAATATAACTAGAAATTTTTCTTACAAGTACTACATtgaaaattgtataaaatatgaGGGACTAGAGGTGAAAAAATTTCCAACTAGTATGAAGGGATTAAACTTGAAATTAGCTCATGAAAACTACGTAACTTTTTTAACCAAATAAGCACAAATTTCTTTCATGATTAAGCAAATTGGAAGTGGGAAACGTGGTTTTAAAGATTCAATGGGTGATGACTTTACACCTCATGTATGCTTCCTTAACTAGCAATTAAAGGGAAAAGGTTAGTTTCATTGCTAGATTTCGGCTATTGTGAAAGAGAAATAAGCTAATGTGTGGAATAAAAGTGGGGTGATTAGTGAAATACTTGCTTAAGCACTTAGCCTTTACACGTTCTTCTTTCATTCACTTAACCCACCATGAAGGAAGCTAAAGGGTTTAGAAACAAAAATTGCCCATTCGGTGGGAGAAGAACGGAAAGATGAAAGAAATTAACAAGTTGTCATACACGAACAAGGCTGGAGAAAAAAGACCTTAGTTGACCTTCAAGAGTTTTAGTGAGGGTACCTCCAACTAGGGGAAGTCGGCTGGATTTTGATGTTTTGTAGCCTAAACAAAATGTTAATTAcaagtaaaaattaattataaaaaaattatatcttaAATTAGTGTGGTGTCTTAATGATACCATATTAAGGTAGGATTATTTGATAGTTATGTTTGCAAAAATGCCTTAGTAAATATATTGTAGGGATCGATCTGATTAAGCAACGAATAAGTaaaaaatagcggaagaaattaagaaattgaacacacaaattgaACGTGAAAAAACCCTTCCAAAGAGCATAAAAAACcatgggtaaagataattttacgataatggcaaaagaacgaagagtacaaaagatagagataaaaaactaaaccccgaaactcaaaaacaaagaaccctcaaaatgtaaacattaaattctccaaaagtgttatgagttctaaactttaatgggtgtattttctaaggttgtaaaagagcctatttataggctaaattcataggtcaaatagtaataaaataatctaaacttatCAGATttcgactgaaacaaataaacagagtttaactaggaggttatctctcaaatttgattgaaatatgaGGCATACTCAACATATATTAATTTGTTGGATATTATTGAATTAACAAGATTGAAGTATTAATCATGacaataaaaatgataaatattaaaTGGACAAATTATAATATGTATTACTAGAAATGTTTTTTGTGCTATAAAAAATTTTGTGTACAAATACGAATAATCAATTTGGGTTAGAATGTTTAAATCTATGTATCAATAAATGACATGTGTTATCTTATACTTGATTATAATAATGGTTGAACTATATTGtagtgaattaaattatattatcctTTGTACATTCCATGAAAGTTAGCAAGGTATAGTGGGCATGCCATAGGGTATACCACGCTATTGATATGTTATATGTTATTACATGTTAGCGTTTCACACTTGAGAGTATCATTCATATGTCGCGCTTTGCACATTGGTGCATAGATGGTTTTAAGTTGTGTGTTAATGCGCACTGGAGTATTGTTTATATATTGTGCTTATTTCTATGGTTCTATTTTATCGTGGTCTACAGGGATGGTATCCATGTACCTAGCTTAAGTGTCCACCTTGTGTACGAAAGGTTAAAATGTGCTCagattaataaaaagattaaatattttcctgaattgaatattaaataaataatgagtTTGCTACATTGATAAAAATGTTTAATTGTGATTGTTGGTTAGTTTAGTTCATGGttaataaatgaatatatatatttttataccttaTGGTTATGCTTATGCTTATATTTTGTTTAGTTATATTATATGTTACTTGTTAGAAGTTGTTGAAAAATATGACACTGGCAATTTCGTGCCAATAGGGTGCCCACTCCTTAGCCACCAAACTATGAGAAGACAATTTCCATATTTGAAGTATTGGCAATTTATTGAACGTCTTATATGGGGATATGCTAATTATATGGATGATATCTAGCCcattatgaaatatcatatcaCTTGGGGAAATCATATATTAGAGTGGATTGAATCGAATGACCTAAGTCAATCCTTTGGATATTAGactttgaattgaattgaaactcTATTTGCTGAGCTACAAAAAGTCTAtaagtaacacccctaactcatatctgtcgccgaattagggttacggagcattaccgctATCGAAACATTCAAACTTAATGtcattcaataacataaacatatcattaaTCAATCATACATATAGATATCATCTCTAAATCCAGCCGAGGTCTTAAAAATACATTGGAAACAAATTAGaaccaatttgaaatcatttgggAAGTCCAGGAAAAAGATTGACaaaagggtcacacggccgtctGGTTACCGTGTCTAGTGTCTCGagccgtatgcctcacacggctgagacaaacgtatgtgtcttaggccatgtaaccttcgaactaggcGCAAATGGTCGTGTCACATGCTTGTGTGCCAAGCCtgt contains:
- the LOC107954820 gene encoding uncharacterized protein isoform X3; amino-acid sequence: MAMASFAISIFSLATVAPTCKNYRPFLSQTTYSFKSISIRASSTSLDYSTPSSVNEQKALKPTKTNYWEWKFKDNVIDVYYEEHEHERTGPQKNILMIPTISDVSTVEEWRGVAKDILERSGKLNLRATIVDWPGLGFSSRPKMDYDADVMENFVVDFINEISSSENDLLVFGGGHAATIVGRAAKKGLVKPKAIAAVAPTWAGPLPIVFGRDSSMQTRYGLLRGILRTPGAGWMMYNMLVSNEGAIQSQYKSHVYANPQNVTPAFVQSRYKLTTEKGSRYVPAAFLTGLLDPVNSRDEFLELFSGLEGKIPILVVSTEGSPKRSKAEMEALREARGVSKFVKVAGALLPHEEYPSMVAEELYKFLQENFEVNA
- the LOC107954820 gene encoding uncharacterized protein isoform X2, which produces MAMASFAISIFSLATVAPTCKNYRPFLSQTTYSFKSISIRASSTSLDYSTPSSVNEQKALKPTKTNYWEWKFKDNVIDVYYEEHEHERTGPQKNILMIPTISDVSTVEEWRGVAKDILERSGKLNLRATIVDWPGLGFSSRPKMDYDADVMENFVVDFINEISSSGLNMGTSTKMKSLSSIENDLLVFGGGHAATIVGRAAKKGLVKPKAIAAVAPTWAGPLPIVFGRDSSMQTRYGLLRGILRTPGAGWMMYNMLVSNEGAIQSQYKSHVYANPQNVTPAFVQSRYKLTTEKGSRYVPAAFLTGLLDPVNSRDEFLELFSGLEGKIPILVVSTEGSPKRSKAEMEALREARGVSKFVKVAGALLPHEEYPSMVAEELYKFLQENFEVNA
- the LOC107954820 gene encoding uncharacterized protein isoform X1; amino-acid sequence: MAMASFAISIFSLATVAPTCKNYRPFLSQTTYSFKSISIRASSTSLDYSTPSSVNEQKALKPTKTNYWEWKFKDNVIDVYYEEHEHERTGPQKNILMIPTISDVSTVEEWRGVAKDILERSGKLNLRATIVDWPGLGFSSRPKMDYDADVMENFVVDFINEISSSVGGSFVIIFLVSMCGTLGLNMGTSTKMKSLSSIENDLLVFGGGHAATIVGRAAKKGLVKPKAIAAVAPTWAGPLPIVFGRDSSMQTRYGLLRGILRTPGAGWMMYNMLVSNEGAIQSQYKSHVYANPQNVTPAFVQSRYKLTTEKGSRYVPAAFLTGLLDPVNSRDEFLELFSGLEGKIPILVVSTEGSPKRSKAEMEALREARGVSKFVKVAGALLPHEEYPSMVAEELYKFLQENFEVNA